A window from Calliopsis andreniformis isolate RMS-2024a chromosome 5, iyCalAndr_principal, whole genome shotgun sequence encodes these proteins:
- the LOC143179818 gene encoding eukaryotic initiation factor 4A-III has protein sequence MADVKSRRVAQTEDLSNVEFETSEDVEVIPTFDNMGLRDELLRGIYAYGFEKPSAIQQRSIKPIMKGRDVIAQAQSGTGKTATFSIAILQSLDTQVRETQVLVLSPTRELATQIQKVILALGDFMNVQCHACIGGTNLGEDIRKLDYGQHVVSGTPGRVFDMIKRRVLRTRAIKMLVLDESDEMLNKGFKEQIYDVYRYLPPATQVVLVSATLPHEILEMTSKFMTDPVRILVKRDELTLEGIKQFFVAVEREEWKFDTLCDLYDTLTITQAVIFCNTKRKVDWLTEKMREANFTVCSMHGDMPQKERDNIMKEFRAGQSRVLITTDVWARGIDVQQVSLVINYDLPNNRELYIHRIGRSGRFGRKGVSINFVKTDDIRILRDIEQYYSTQIDEMPMNVADLI, from the exons ATGGCGGACGTAAAGTCACGACGCGTCGCGCAAACAGAAGATTTATCAAATGTTGAGTTTGAAACCAGCGAAGATGTGGAAGTTATTCCAACTTTCGATAATATGGGACTCAGAGATGAGTTGTTACGAGGAATATATGCTTACG GTTTTGAGAAACCGTCGGCTATTCAGCAACGATCAATTAAACCGATAATGAAAGGACGCGATGTGATTGCACAAGCGCAATCTGGTACAGGAAAAACAGCAACATTTTCGATTGCTATATTACAGTCATTAGACACACAAGTTAGAGAAACACAAGTATTGGTTCTATCTCCTACAAGAGAGTTGGCAACACAAATACAAAAAGTTATTCTAGCGTTAGGAGATTTCATGAATGTTCAGTGTCATGCTTGTATAGGAGGCACAAATCTTGGAGAAGATATTAGGAAACTAGATTATGGGCAGCATGTAGTATCTGGCACACCTGGCAGAGTATTTG ATATGATAAAAAGGCGGGTTCTCAGGACAAGAGCCATAAAAATGTTGGTCCTTGATGAGTCAGATGAAATGTTAAACAAAGGCTTTAAGGAACAAATTTATGATGTATATAGATATCTGCCACCTGCAACACAAGTTGTACTTGTATCAGCCACATTACCACACGAAATTCTTGAAATGACAAGTAAATTTATGACTGATCCTGTTCGTATTCTTGTTAAACG TGATGAGTTGACACTGGAAGGAATCAAGCAGTTCTTCGTGGCTGTTGAAAGAGAAGAATGGAAATTTGATACTCTGTGTGATTTATATGATACACTAACAATAACACAGGCTGTAATCTTTTGTAATACCAAACGTAAAGTAGATTGGTTAACAGAAAAAATGAGGGAAGCCAATTTCACAGTCTGCTCTATGCATGGTGATATGCCTCAGAAAGAAAGAGATAACATTATGAAAGAATTCCGAGCTGGTCAAAG CCGCGTGTTAATCACAACCGATGTATGGGCGAGAGGAATAGACGTGCAGCAGGTGTCTCTTGTCATCAATTACGATTTGCCCAATAATCGTGAGTTATATATTCATAGAATAGGTCGTTCTGGACGTTTCGGAAGAAAAGGTGTTTCGATTAATTTTGTTAAAACTGACGACATCAGGATTCTTCGAGATATTGAGCAATATTATTCGACACAAATTGATGAGATGCCTATGAATGTAGCAGACTTAATATAA
- the LOC143178949 gene encoding MAD2L1-binding protein yields the protein MSPFVYKRSERIEMDINVTFDEPLTSNTCVQLVTELLKYILYQKQQIPFTYDSLAQLQRNVKPTDRNSSSIKSLLSSLKSTSEQLNSQFHLEGCKIKEIAILIGATIISPKLHIRLEFPSNILSSEEHFEYKHSSRKPLLSLMRSMLECSEFQDAISAPLNPTNTFVLIQKSDSNSLSEFFLPKPQYMPPIKTTNCFIIKLHHKDQIQMDCNCVDIVKVYNEVFETNPNKDKDIQFLNNSHGNITSVPYQWYQSKEVIKGFKFVR from the exons ATGAGCCCATTTGTTTACAAGCGTTCTGAAAGAATCGAAATGGACATCAATGTAACGTTCGATGAACCTTTGACGAGCAATACTTGCGTACAACTTGTAACTGagcttttaaaatatattttgtatCAGAAACAACAAATACCATTCACATACGACTCGTTAGCACAACTGCAGAGAAATGTGAAGCCAACTGACAGAAATTCATCTTCTATAAAATCATTGCTGAGCTCTTTAAAAAGTACCTCAGAGCAattgaattcacagtttcatcTTGAAGGCTGCAAAATCAAAGAAATTGCTATATTGATTGGTGCAACGATCATATCACCTAAGTTACACATAAGATTGGAGTTTCCATCTAATATTCTTAGTAGTGAAGAACATTTTGAATATAAGCATAGTTCTAGAAAGCCTCTGTTAAGTTTAATGAG GTCAATGTTAGAGTGTTCAGAATTTCAAGATGCAATAAGTGCACCATTGAATCCCACAAACACCTTTGTATTAATACAAAAGAGTGATAGTAATTCATTATCAGAATTTTTTTTACCTAAACCACAGTATATGCCACCAATAAAAACTACAAATTGTTTTATAATTAAACTGCATCATAAAGATCAAATACAAATGGACTGTAATTGCGTAGATATAGTTAAAGTTTATAATGAAGTCTTTGAAACCAATCCTAATAAAGACAAGGACATTCAGTTTCTAAATAATTCACATGGAAACATTACAAGTGTTCCTTATCAATGGTATCAATCTAAGGAAGTAATTAAAGGATTTAAGTTTGTAAGATGA
- the LOC143178950 gene encoding LOW QUALITY PROTEIN: uncharacterized protein LOC143178950 (The sequence of the model RefSeq protein was modified relative to this genomic sequence to represent the inferred CDS: deleted 1 base in 1 codon), translating to MRILEEYKEFIDRDTSEISYFWKFVQLFVSFSCACNGYICSVLFYILWEHVFGGKCPLWATSLSTLTMNSDMDADNFFDKDTTNSNCTNWWKYVITDHNHENICKMYLLTCFLSCTFGVIWFALFLMCGKGGHDIAIYEAPWRIVPPALLFNFIFMIITLYMTSILENGFVEFSRDLKNIFLEICNKYKTHKDLRCATYFTMFLNYCFDTTLLTVNVISYSHMCIHIISINMMYAIYSPGFRLDFVNISYVSIVRLNNGLNTKYFQGLQSLMMWSWMGGFILLFLRIILVIDFTLLKVKIYEVPQNYNLNNVNVDKAEESNNKHKEKKV from the exons ATGCGAATTTTAGAAGAATATAAGGAATTTATTGATCGCGATACATCTGAAATTTCGTATTTCTGGAAATTCGTACAATTATTTGTCTCTTTTTCATGCGCCTGTAATGGATACATTTGCAGtgttttattttatatactATGG GAGCACGTTTTCGGAGGTAAGTGTCCTCTTTGGGCTACATCCCTTTCAACGTTGACGATGAACTCGGATATGGATGCAGACAATTTTTTCGATAAAGACACTACAAATTCTAATTGTACGAATTGGTGGAAATATGTCATCACAGATCATAATCACGAAAATATATGTAAAATGTACTTGTTAACATGTTTTTTGTCTTGTACATTTGGAGTCATATGGTTCGCTTTATTTTTAATGTGTGGAAAAGGTGGACACGATATAGCAAT ATATGAAGCACCATGGAGAATTGTCCCTCCAGCATTACTtttcaattttatattcatgataataacattATATATGACTTCTATTTTGGAAAATGGATTCGTAGAATTTAGTAGAgatctaaaaaatatattccttgaAATATGTAACAAATACAAAACACATAAGGACCTGAGGTGTGCAACATattttactatgtttcttaactATTGTTTTGATACAACCTTGCTTACAGTGAATGTAATATCATACAGTCATATGTGTATCCATATAATTTCCATCAACATGATGTATGCAATATATTCTCCTGGCTTCAGGTTGGATTTTGTGAACATTTCCTATGTCTCCATAGTAAGATTAAATAATGGATTAAATACTAAATATTTTCAAggttt gcaatcattaatgatGTGGAGTTGGATGGGAGGTTTCATATTATTATTTCTGAGGATAATATTAGTTATTGATTTCACGCTTTTAAAAGTAAAAATCTATGAAGTTCCACAaaactataatttaaataatgttAATGTGGATAAAGCTGAAGaaagtaataacaaacacaaagAGAAGAAAGTATAA
- the H gene encoding transcriptional corepressor hairless: protein MREKSAECHAHAGHVRGTTEMCSRDPPTLHSTLTKANGKNSSPQPTHHSETRIDNNLLPTPGGRLKFFKDGKFILELSHRRDGERTTWFPVPKKTFWPPASTTPNRQESSTSLSVSDDNSSVQSSPWQRDHCWKQANPRRRISTEFNFFYYRNPRNRLCAHPRLIARKRRRPLDPTSLLLVPESVTNCTKSSRKANGAPTGKVLNVIIDKLARLLDPNVVSPRKRILRELERVSLEDQASKRRATPQPVCTTSAPTPSPKQLSSYSITSILGEDKPSQEQGFLRNLLKPDDRQTMKYSSSNSYPRVRVDPYIGTNTPLQHPLYGVPMLPPGPYRAPLWMHYPSPVHYPPPMPLYAPPPPHPPSPPVHHYKDYREQTLTPPSDMPLNLSKHAG from the exons ATGCGTGAGAAGTCAGCAGAATGTCATGCTCACGCAGGTCACGTGAGGGGCACAACAGAAATGTGCTCACGTGATCCTCCTACATTGCACTCTACCCTTACCAAGGCAAATGGTAAAAATTCAAGCCCCCAACCGACTCATCATTCGGAAACACGTATCGATAATAATCTACTTCCGACACCTGGTGGacgattaaaattttttaaagatgGAAAATTTATTCTGGAATTGTCTCACCGTAGAGATGGAGAAAGGACCACATGGTTCCCAGTCCCAAAGAAAACTTTCTGGCCACCAGCTAGCACAACTCCAAATAGGCAAGAGAGTTCTACTTCTCTTAGTG TTTCTGATGATAATTCATCAGTCCAATCGAGTCCTTGGCAAAGAGATCATTGTTGGAAACAAGCAAATCCCAGACGTAGAATATCTACAGAGTTTAATTTTTTCTATTATAGAAATCCGAGAAATCGTTTATGCGCACATCCGCGTTTGATCGCGAGAAAGCGGAGACGCCCGTTAGATCCTACTTCTCTCTTACTTGTTCCGGAATCAGTAACAAATTGTACTAAGTCATCGCGCAAGGCAAACGGCGCACCAACAGGGAAGGTTTTGAATGTAATTATTGATAAATTGGCACGCCTTCTAGATCCTAACGTTGTTTCACCTCGTAAACGTATTTTACGCGAGCTGGAACGAGTCTCGTTAGAAGATCAGGCGTCTAAAAGACGCGCAACACCCCAGCCTGTTTGTACAACTAGTGCTCCTACTCCATCGCCAAAACAATTATCGTCGTACAGTATAACAAGTATTTTGGGAGAAGATAAACCAAGTCAAGAGCAAGGCTTTTTAAGGAATTTATTAAAGCCAGATGACAGACAAACTATGAAATACTCATCAAGTAACTCGTATCCGAGGGTACGCGTGGATCCATACATTGGTACAAATACACCTCTTCAGCATCCGCTTTATGGTGTACCAATGTTACCTCCTGGACCATATAGAGCACCCTTATGGATGCATTATCCGTCACCCGTCCATTATCCACCTCCTATGCCATTGTATGCACCACCcccgcctcatcctccatctcctCCAGTTCATCACTACAAAGACTACAGGGAACAAACTCTTACACCTCCTTCAG ATATGCCTCTAAATCTGTCGAAGCATGCGGGTTGA